Proteins encoded in a region of the Metamycoplasma alkalescens genome:
- the gpmI gene encoding 2,3-bisphosphoglycerate-independent phosphoglycerate mutase, whose translation MKNQSKKIILTIIDGLGLRKEIQGNAYAQASHPTFDLLFENYPNAVLEASGEFVGLPKGQIGNSEVGHLNIGAGRVVYTGLSLINNAIETNKFDDNEALNLIIDDSIKNKRTLHLMGLLSDGGVHSLDKHLFEILKLANKKGLKDVSIHIFGDGRDVKPQSIKSSLKTLEELSAKFNYPISSISGRFYAMDRDQIFERNELALEAILGKSTNTYLNLAEYIDNQYQNKIYDEFIYPAQNKNGLFLKNNDNVLFFNFRPDRARQLSHLLLNSDLYQYGPKHQIKINLFASLMKYEGIKSLVAFEEMKITNPIGEVISKNHLSQLRLAETQKYAHVTFFMDGGQEILYPNEKRILVDSIKAKSFADYPQMSAKEITDALLNNIEKFDFVIMNYANPDMVGHTGNLKATIQAIEFLDAQFKRIYDYVQQNQNEVTWFITADHGNAEITEDKNNQPATKHTTSPVMFICSDKKIKLQNGSLSDVAPTILDYLDFEIPNEMNGKSLLQNN comes from the coding sequence ATGAAAAATCAAAGCAAAAAAATTATTTTAACAATCATTGATGGACTTGGATTAAGAAAAGAAATTCAAGGTAATGCATATGCACAAGCTTCGCATCCAACATTTGATTTATTATTTGAAAACTATCCAAATGCAGTTTTAGAAGCTTCCGGTGAATTTGTTGGTTTACCAAAAGGCCAAATTGGCAATTCAGAAGTTGGACATTTAAACATTGGTGCTGGAAGGGTTGTTTATACAGGACTTTCATTAATTAACAATGCAATTGAAACAAACAAATTTGATGACAATGAAGCTTTAAATTTAATCATTGATGATTCAATTAAAAACAAACGAACTTTACATCTAATGGGATTATTAAGTGATGGTGGTGTCCATTCCCTAGATAAGCATTTATTTGAAATTCTTAAACTAGCAAACAAAAAAGGGTTAAAAGATGTTTCAATTCACATTTTTGGTGATGGTCGTGATGTTAAACCCCAATCAATAAAAAGTTCATTAAAAACTCTAGAGGAATTATCAGCAAAATTTAATTATCCAATTTCAAGCATTTCGGGTCGTTTTTATGCAATGGATCGTGACCAAATTTTTGAACGTAATGAATTAGCACTTGAAGCAATTTTAGGTAAAAGCACAAATACTTATTTGAATCTTGCTGAATATATTGATAATCAATATCAAAATAAAATCTATGATGAATTTATTTATCCAGCACAAAATAAAAATGGTTTATTTCTAAAAAATAATGATAATGTTTTATTTTTTAATTTTCGCCCAGATCGTGCAAGACAGTTAAGTCATTTACTTCTAAACAGTGATTTATATCAATATGGACCAAAACATCAAATTAAAATAAACTTATTTGCTTCATTGATGAAATATGAAGGAATTAAGTCATTAGTTGCTTTTGAAGAAATGAAAATAACTAATCCTATAGGTGAAGTGATTTCAAAAAATCATTTAAGTCAATTAAGATTAGCTGAAACACAAAAATATGCGCATGTAACTTTTTTTATGGATGGTGGTCAAGAGATTTTATATCCAAATGAAAAACGCATTTTAGTGGATAGTATTAAAGCTAAGTCGTTTGCTGATTATCCCCAAATGTCAGCCAAAGAAATCACAGATGCATTATTAAACAATATAGAGAAATTTGATTTTGTGATTATGAATTATGCTAATCCAGACATGGTTGGGCATACTGGAAATTTAAAAGCTACAATTCAAGCAATTGAGTTTCTTGATGCGCAATTTAAACGCATTTATGATTATGTGCAACAAAATCAAAATGAAGTAACTTGATTTATTACGGCTGATCATGGTAATGCTGAAATAACCGAAGATAAAAATAACCAACCAGCGACAAAGCACACGACAAGTCCAGTGATGTTTATTTGCTCAGATAAAAAAATCAAACTTCAAAATGGTTCACTGTCTGATGTTGCACCAACGATTTTGGATTATTTAGATTTTGAGATTCCAAATGAAATGAATGGAAAAAGTTTACTTCAAAATAATTAA
- a CDS encoding variable surface lipoprotein — MKKINKVLLSLGFVSSILTLPLIAAKCDNKNKEESNVNPKPQPQPSPTPTPEPNPQPTPNPNPDNNENKIVIDKEIKEKLEELKILLKEVFANKKVFDQLKKEKKLDEFFKELNKTNKDGLTHFNDVLSNLGFIERFANKYENLSKNNDLDKKIIIKEINEFKNVLNSVWDSETKTFKLFNEYNIDYDENKNDTEERSKYDEISVKDTLQDIKRNLELFKEINKYVFDESKFSNEEEKKKTFESTKKELTEEINKIEKKYEEMSGVKIDRGELSKEELEKFWNEVYSFREDVFLKKKQELDKLRKQD; from the coding sequence ATGAAAAAAATAAATAAAGTTTTATTGAGTTTGGGTTTTGTTTCATCAATTTTAACTCTGCCTTTAATAGCAGCAAAATGTGATAATAAAAATAAGGAAGAATCAAATGTAAATCCAAAACCACAACCTCAACCTTCGCCAACTCCAACTCCAGAACCAAATCCTCAACCTACTCCAAATCCTAATCCTGATAATAATGAAAACAAAATTGTTATTGATAAAGAAATTAAAGAAAAATTAGAAGAATTAAAAATTCTTTTAAAAGAAGTTTTTGCCAATAAAAAAGTATTTGATCAATTAAAAAAAGAAAAAAAATTAGATGAATTTTTTAAGGAACTTAATAAAACTAATAAAGATGGATTGACCCATTTTAATGATGTATTATCAAATTTAGGATTTATAGAACGATTTGCTAACAAATATGAAAATTTATCTAAAAATAATGATCTTGATAAGAAAATCATTATTAAAGAAATAAATGAATTTAAAAATGTTCTTAACTCAGTTTGAGATTCTGAAACAAAAACTTTTAAACTATTCAATGAATATAATATTGATTATGATGAAAATAAAAATGATACTGAGGAAAGAAGCAAATATGATGAAATATCAGTAAAAGACACTCTTCAAGATATTAAAAGAAATCTTGAACTTTTTAAAGAAATAAATAAATATGTTTTTGACGAATCAAAATTTAGTAATGAAGAAGAAAAGAAAAAAACTTTTGAATCTACTAAAAAAGAATTAACAGAAGAAATAAATAAAATTGAAAAAAAATATGAGGAAATGAGTGGGGTTAAAATTGATAGGGGAGAGTTAAGCAAAGAAGAACTTGAAAAGTTTTGAAATGAAGTTTATTCTTTCAGAGAAGATGTATTTTTAAAGAAAAAACAAGAATTAGATAAACTTAGAAAACAAGATTAA
- a CDS encoding variable surface lipoprotein — MKKSNKILLVLGSISSLSALPLVAASCGNKTKQEQENKSNDTSNNESSNQQKGDKDKDNKNDGVKPKDGNSQTEQGSNTSNNKDTTSKKDDEKNKNEDSNSANAKESNSVLKELEEKLTSLKALNSKIEEIEKELDKELDDENLGSSDTSNEEKEKTLENVNRVNETLTAFIGALEEIKKDDSYIKGEFQEELLEIFSEINEYIELIWDSEQETFKLFSDQLDIYDEKNPITEFELYSKIELLKSIKAKINTAIEKLSPDEDQEEDQEEEEKESDLETLYEVDEIIDSFISILEKIKAEDKNTYLDLDEELKEHLVEILDDIDDFIDIIFDSETNTLILNKSAIDAFGEKDINDVID; from the coding sequence ATGAAAAAATCAAACAAAATATTATTGGTCTTGGGTTCAATTTCATCACTTTCAGCATTGCCACTTGTTGCTGCATCATGTGGAAATAAAACAAAACAAGAACAAGAAAATAAATCTAATGATACATCTAATAATGAATCATCAAATCAGCAAAAAGGTGACAAAGATAAAGATAATAAAAATGATGGTGTTAAACCTAAAGATGGTAATTCTCAAACAGAACAGGGATCAAACACTTCAAATAATAAAGATACTACTTCAAAAAAAGATGATGAAAAAAATAAAAATGAAGATAGTAATTCAGCAAATGCTAAAGAATCAAATAGTGTATTAAAAGAATTGGAAGAAAAATTAACTTCATTAAAGGCACTTAATTCAAAAATAGAAGAAATTGAAAAAGAACTAGATAAAGAATTAGATGACGAAAATTTAGGTTCTAGTGACACTTCTAATGAAGAAAAAGAAAAAACCTTAGAAAATGTCAATAGAGTTAATGAGACATTAACTGCATTTATAGGTGCTCTTGAGGAAATCAAGAAGGATGATTCATATATAAAGGGAGAATTTCAGGAAGAATTATTAGAAATTTTTTCTGAAATTAATGAATATATTGAATTAATTTGAGACTCTGAACAAGAAACATTTAAATTATTTAGTGATCAGTTAGATATTTATGATGAAAAAAATCCAATAACTGAATTTGAATTATATTCAAAAATTGAATTATTAAAATCTATTAAAGCTAAAATAAACACAGCAATTGAAAAATTATCCCCTGATGAAGATCAAGAAGAAGATCAAGAAGAAGAGGAAAAAGAGTCTGATCTAGAAACTTTGTATGAAGTTGATGAAATTATAGATTCATTTATTTCTATACTTGAAAAAATAAAAGCTGAAGATAAAAATACTTATTTAGATTTAGATGAAGAATTAAAAGAACATCTTGTTGAAATACTTGATGACATAGATGATTTTATTGACATAATTTTTGATTCAGAAACAAACACATTAATATTAAATAAATCTGCTATAGATGCATTTGGTGAAAAAGATATTAATGATGTAATCGATTAA
- a CDS encoding variable surface lipoprotein: MKKSNKILLVLGSISSLSALPLVAASCGNKTKQEQENKSNDTSNNGSSNQQKNDKDKDNKNDDVKPKDGNSQTEQGSNTLNNKDNTSKKDDEKNKNESSKSEQKEDKNKIDSSNERLVNKMPKSQPTRVEAVYGEHNGKPYEYVWDGDYNWSLKLGEKKDIDPRPTNSNKVEAVWGEHDGRDYTYWSDGNYNWSLKSGSEYDLYSYIDEDPIDVRKVNMKN; this comes from the coding sequence ATGAAAAAATCAAACAAAATATTATTGGTCCTAGGTTCAATTTCATCACTGTCAGCATTGCCACTTGTTGCTGCATCATGTGGAAATAAAACAAAACAAGAACAAGAAAATAAATCTAATGATACATCTAATAATGGATCATCAAATCAGCAAAAGAATGACAAAGATAAAGATAATAAAAATGATGATGTTAAACCTAAAGATGGTAATTCTCAAACAGAACAAGGATCAAACACTTTAAATAATAAAGATAATACTTCAAAAAAAGATGATGAAAAAAATAAAAATGAAAGCTCAAAAAGTGAACAAAAAGAAGATAAAAATAAAATAGATTCTTCGAATGAAAGATTAGTAAATAAAATGCCTAAATCTCAACCAACAAGAGTAGAAGCTGTTTATGGTGAACATAATGGGAAACCATATGAATATGTATGGGATGGTGATTATAATTGATCATTAAAATTAGGAGAAAAAAAAGATATTGATCCAAGACCTACTAATTCAAATAAAGTAGAAGCTGTTTGAGGAGAACACGACGGGAGGGATTATACATATTGATCAGATGGTAATTACAATTGATCTTTAAAATCAGGTTCAGAATATGATCTATATTCTTATATTGATGAAGACCCAATTGATGTAAGAAAAGTGAATATGAAAAACTAA
- a CDS encoding variable surface lipoprotein yields MLLILGSISSLSALSLAAASCVETRKEENKLKEPQKNKIQLHRMMIM; encoded by the coding sequence ATATTATTGATCTTAGGTTCAATTTCATCACTGTCAGCATTGTCACTTGCTGCTGCATCATGTGTTGAGACAAGAAAAGAAGAAAATAAATTAAAAGAACCTCAAAAAAACAAAATACAACTCCACAGAATGATGATAATGTAA
- a CDS encoding ABC transporter permease subunit, with product MGIKNGFFKEGIQLENNTILKNGPIKPFWRIIFFLLIIALVIGSILIINFSITSNGLNLLSQNLKDFFSPSSYSELYEKNLFLLSISFLWNSIKLVFLSTFIGFILAMITAYFSNLKMNIKYVAIPFKIIIIFLRIFPELFFIYLFKISFDKALAINLIYCWFTWLWLHEYFSQTIENANFSIFFHITKTKQSKWKAFWIDIWPQIKIKFISHYIYAFEGNLRWSTILANFGYFGIGILLNPQEYPIDYTQLLIPLFVLVTFLVLLEISSQHINKFLFESKTINGANKKKYTTIKSIKIMLLTFFILIGIAIASFSLQSLIGQKFYKTGAISFFQKIFNPDWKNLIWNFSHDGIFWILLQFFSLIFLTFFFVYIISYFKMLLMAKSLLGKKVAWIFKHFNIFMRAIPVVVLFLLISNLFNQFSAAFVLAFSIHSSSSISRNLYQTINAVNEEKISELKKMKYGNFWIYRNYIRPQIKLDFITFSTFEIERITRNFITYGSLSSSILGQKTNITKFNDIEDIAPYLWIGFLIISLINLVSYITRLKWTNQKWI from the coding sequence ATGGGTATAAAAAATGGTTTTTTTAAAGAAGGTATTCAGTTAGAAAATAATACTATTTTAAAAAATGGTCCAATTAAACCATTTTGGAGAATTATTTTTTTTCTTTTAATTATTGCCTTAGTCATTGGATCAATTTTGATTATTAATTTTAGTATCACTTCCAATGGTCTAAATTTATTATCTCAAAATTTAAAGGATTTTTTTAGTCCTTCCTCATATAGTGAACTATATGAAAAAAACTTATTTTTACTTTCCATAAGTTTTTTATGAAACAGTATTAAATTAGTTTTTTTAAGTACCTTTATTGGCTTTATTTTAGCAATGATTACAGCATATTTTTCAAATTTGAAAATGAATATTAAGTATGTTGCAATACCTTTTAAAATAATCATTATTTTTTTAAGAATTTTCCCTGAATTATTTTTTATTTATTTATTTAAAATTTCTTTTGATAAAGCCTTAGCAATCAATTTGATTTATTGTTGGTTTACTTGACTTTGATTACATGAATATTTTTCACAGACAATTGAAAATGCAAATTTTAGTATTTTTTTTCATATCACAAAAACCAAACAATCAAAATGAAAAGCTTTTTGAATTGATATTTGACCACAAATAAAAATTAAATTTATTAGCCATTATATTTATGCTTTTGAAGGTAATTTAAGATGATCAACAATTTTAGCTAATTTTGGTTATTTTGGAATTGGAATTTTATTAAATCCACAAGAATATCCAATTGATTATACGCAATTACTTATCCCTTTATTTGTATTAGTAACTTTTTTAGTTTTACTTGAAATTTCTTCCCAACATATTAATAAATTTTTATTTGAATCCAAAACAATTAATGGTGCAAATAAAAAAAAATATACGACAATTAAAAGTATTAAAATCATGCTATTAACTTTTTTTATTTTAATTGGAATTGCCATTGCAAGTTTTTCTTTACAAAGTTTAATTGGTCAAAAATTTTACAAAACTGGAGCAATTTCTTTTTTTCAAAAAATTTTTAATCCGGATTGAAAAAACCTAATTTGAAATTTTAGTCATGATGGAATTTTTTGAATCTTATTGCAATTTTTTTCCTTAATATTTTTAACATTTTTCTTTGTTTATATTATTTCATATTTCAAAATGCTATTGATGGCAAAAAGTTTATTAGGAAAAAAAGTCGCTTGAATTTTTAAACATTTCAATATTTTTATGCGTGCAATTCCTGTTGTTGTTTTATTTTTATTAATATCAAATTTATTTAACCAATTTTCTGCTGCTTTTGTCTTAGCTTTTTCAATTCATAGCTCTTCATCAATATCAAGAAATTTATACCAAACAATAAATGCAGTTAATGAAGAAAAAATTTCAGAATTAAAAAAAATGAAGTATGGTAATTTCTGAATTTATCGGAATTATATTCGCCCCCAAATTAAACTTGATTTTATTACTTTTTCAACATTTGAAATTGAAAGAATTACAAGAAATTTTATTACTTATGGATCACTATCTTCCTCAATATTAGGGCAAAAAACAAACATCACAAAATTTAATGACATTGAAGATATAGCTCCATATTTATGAATTGGATTTTTAATTATTAGTCTTATCAATTTAGTATCTTATATTACTCGTTTGAAATGAACAAATCAAAAATGAATTTAA
- the cypl gene encoding ABC transporter thiamine pyrophosphate-binding lipoprotein p37/Cypl has protein sequence MKKIKIFLSAIPIISLSTLAISCYQKEKSLSFIVNAPYSKQKQHTFFKDILDQFNQKTKQNLKLELIYSSQNNDSINVIKKGTSNIAVLTLPNYISQIHEKGNENILPIIQTKTKAFKFDYNFNDQYSNGQENDKLRQIAKKAQELFEKVPHALWNDAEYQWDGEKYEFFYQPDNKLVDYYRGIIMIQGNKKQRDEIKKAWDQKDWNAFRNFGILSGKTGSASKYILQQELFKKHFNKEGNKFISFAIDRIKNPEKYSTTDNARRDIGRGETKNYNIVFDDFGSFAYTNSSKGYFSPENANGDVKIEFLTATDPIKYNIIVVDKKIFSAEEIKILQEIIIKLWEEKKDDYGASLGFNGYEIITDVKKQVIDPYKKIFS, from the coding sequence ATGAAAAAAATAAAAATCTTCTTATCAGCAATACCAATTATAAGTCTTTCAACGCTAGCCATTTCATGCTACCAAAAAGAAAAAAGTCTTAGTTTCATTGTCAATGCCCCATATTCAAAACAAAAACAACACACTTTCTTTAAAGACATCTTAGATCAATTCAATCAAAAAACCAAACAAAATTTGAAACTTGAATTAATTTATAGCAGCCAAAATAATGATTCAATCAATGTTATTAAAAAAGGGACAAGCAATATTGCTGTCTTAACACTTCCAAATTATATTTCCCAGATTCATGAAAAAGGAAATGAAAATATTTTGCCAATCATTCAAACAAAAACTAAAGCTTTTAAATTTGATTATAATTTTAATGACCAATATAGCAATGGTCAAGAAAATGATAAATTAAGACAAATTGCTAAAAAAGCACAAGAATTATTTGAAAAAGTTCCACATGCACTTTGAAATGATGCCGAATATCAATGAGATGGTGAAAAATATGAATTTTTTTATCAACCAGATAATAAACTAGTTGATTATTACCGTGGAATAATCATGATTCAAGGCAATAAAAAACAAAGAGATGAAATTAAGAAGGCATGAGATCAAAAAGATTGAAATGCATTTCGAAATTTTGGAATTCTAAGTGGTAAAACTGGTAGTGCATCAAAATACATTTTGCAACAGGAATTATTCAAAAAACATTTCAATAAAGAAGGAAATAAATTTATTTCATTTGCAATTGATCGCATTAAAAATCCAGAAAAATATAGCACAACAGATAATGCGCGCAGAGATATTGGACGTGGCGAAACTAAAAATTATAATATTGTTTTTGATGATTTTGGTTCATTTGCTTATACAAATTCAAGTAAAGGTTATTTTTCGCCTGAAAACGCAAATGGTGATGTAAAAATTGAATTTCTAACAGCTACTGATCCTATAAAATATAATATTATTGTGGTTGATAAAAAAATTTTTAGTGCCGAAGAAATTAAAATTTTACAAGAAATTATAATTAAATTATGAGAGGAAAAAAAGGATGATTATGGAGCATCATTGGGTTTCAATGGCTATGAAATCATTACTGATGTCAAAAAACAAGTAATTGATCCTTATAAAAAAATATTTTCATAG
- a CDS encoding S1 RNA-binding domain-containing protein — MEYFVGQIIKAKVFRISKNVITFKTENGNICYLNISEVSDYFVKDLNMMFRVNDIKEVKIIEIMPNNELLLSFKQIHPKELRNPFEFRLDANDAEFESLLNFTNKEIEHGN; from the coding sequence ATGGAGTATTTTGTTGGTCAAATAATTAAAGCAAAAGTTTTTAGAATCTCAAAAAATGTCATTACTTTTAAAACAGAGAATGGCAATATTTGTTATTTAAATATTTCAGAAGTAAGTGATTATTTTGTTAAGGATTTGAATATGATGTTTCGTGTCAATGATATCAAAGAAGTAAAAATTATTGAAATCATGCCGAATAATGAATTATTGCTTTCATTTAAACAAATTCATCCTAAAGAATTAAGAAATCCCTTTGAATTTCGTCTTGATGCGAATGATGCTGAATTTGAGTCATTATTAAACTTTACAAATAAGGAAATTGAACATGGCAATTAA
- a CDS encoding glucose-6-phosphate isomerase — MAIKNKIDFVCDQVINQKVFEGKYKEIIHSINEKIKTNEISSQKNLGFLHVKKNIQKSDYSKLQNILKFFNEEKIEVLVVIAPEYICLQSESIINLVDTHLKEDSDIDILFINESYSGIDVANLIKYLENKRFALNVISKNGDDFESLIIFRELISLLTNRVGRNNATKYIYVTTNNNYGRLFNWAQAKNYQHLVLLDNTNERFLNYSAAVLLPLACARINIDSYLEGANEANLFYENCPLGNNSAYKYALVRYIFSKLDRNTKQKDIFVNENICVFSQTHQKIGNLLAMYLNETSYRSYRGIKVNSFLQPSDTKTYTNIFFQKHQQMFDTHLIVKNPSFDFNVSIMDDSDLNDLNYLMKYSYNKLNKVMNKVIKNCHLINQIPFVEIIIDDLNHKTLGWIISFIHHAAIMSAYLMDLDPFEDNGLRAYNIELTKKFTELMGENKNE, encoded by the coding sequence ATGGCAATTAAAAATAAAATTGATTTTGTTTGCGATCAAGTCATTAATCAAAAAGTTTTTGAAGGTAAATACAAAGAAATTATTCATTCCATCAATGAAAAAATTAAAACCAATGAGATTTCTTCACAAAAAAATTTAGGTTTTTTGCATGTCAAAAAAAATATACAAAAAAGTGATTATTCAAAACTTCAAAACATCTTAAAGTTTTTTAATGAAGAAAAAATTGAAGTTTTAGTTGTAATTGCACCAGAATATATTTGTTTACAATCAGAAAGCATTATTAATTTAGTTGATACACATCTTAAGGAAGATAGCGATATTGATATTTTATTCATCAATGAAAGTTATTCAGGAATTGATGTGGCAAATTTAATTAAATATTTGGAAAATAAGCGTTTTGCTTTAAATGTGATTTCAAAAAATGGCGATGATTTTGAATCTTTGATTATCTTTAGAGAATTGATTTCTTTATTAACAAATCGTGTCGGAAGAAATAATGCGACAAAATATATTTATGTTACAACAAATAATAACTATGGGCGTTTATTTAATTGAGCCCAAGCAAAAAATTATCAACATTTAGTTTTATTGGATAATACAAATGAACGTTTTTTAAACTATTCAGCAGCTGTGTTGCTTCCACTTGCTTGTGCAAGAATTAATATTGATTCATATCTTGAAGGGGCAAATGAGGCGAATTTATTTTATGAAAATTGCCCGCTAGGAAATAATAGTGCTTACAAATATGCTTTGGTGCGTTATATCTTTAGTAAGTTAGACCGCAATACTAAACAAAAAGATATTTTTGTCAATGAAAATATTTGTGTTTTTTCACAAACACATCAAAAAATTGGTAATTTACTTGCAATGTATTTGAATGAAACCTCATATCGAAGTTATCGCGGAATAAAGGTTAATTCATTTTTGCAACCTTCAGATACAAAAACATATACGAATATATTTTTTCAAAAGCATCAACAAATGTTTGATACGCATCTAATTGTTAAAAACCCATCATTTGATTTTAATGTTAGCATTATGGATGATAGTGATTTAAATGATTTAAACTACTTAATGAAATATTCTTATAATAAACTAAATAAGGTTATGAATAAAGTAATAAAAAATTGTCATTTAATCAATCAAATACCTTTTGTCGAAATTATTATTGATGATTTAAATCACAAAACTTTAGGTTGAATTATTTCTTTTATTCATCATGCTGCAATCATGTCTGCTTATTTAATGGATTTAGATCCATTTGAAGATAATGGCTTAAGAGCTTATAATATTGAGTTAACAAAGAAATTTACAGAATTAATGGGAGAAAATAAAAATGAATAA
- a CDS encoding lactate/malate family dehydrogenase: protein MNKIGIIGVGAVGSSFLYAALNKQIEADYILVDAFADYVKAQAKDLNDAACSMANNGSTFTPGNYDDLKDAQVIVITASVKPKDGVLKDRLELLTDNAKLIAEIAKNVKKSGFNGITIIASNPVDIMACVYQQVTQFESSKVISSGTILETARMKKFLSEKINVKASSITGFVIGEHGARCLIPFSKMRIGLGSLKDWLANGMITKEWLDNLNQKVKDEAFEIISGKGITNFGIGANLAEIVQAILTDRKVIYSLGVRLPKEYKHSGVYFGLPVILGKNGYIHLPKIRLEDDEQIIFDNYSKEMKDTTIQILQNLNIKPDFE, encoded by the coding sequence ATGAATAAAATCGGAATTATTGGTGTTGGTGCAGTTGGATCATCTTTTTTATATGCGGCATTGAATAAACAAATTGAAGCAGATTATATTTTGGTTGATGCATTTGCGGATTATGTCAAAGCACAAGCTAAAGATTTAAATGATGCGGCATGTTCAATGGCAAATAATGGATCAACATTTACACCTGGAAATTATGATGATTTAAAAGATGCACAAGTTATTGTTATTACGGCCTCAGTCAAACCAAAAGATGGTGTTTTAAAAGATCGTTTGGAACTATTAACTGATAATGCGAAATTAATAGCAGAAATTGCTAAAAATGTTAAAAAATCAGGTTTTAATGGAATTACAATTATTGCTTCAAACCCTGTTGACATTATGGCTTGTGTTTATCAACAAGTAACGCAATTTGAATCAAGCAAAGTTATTTCATCCGGAACAATTTTAGAAACAGCAAGAATGAAAAAATTCTTGTCTGAAAAAATCAATGTTAAAGCCTCATCAATCACAGGTTTTGTGATTGGTGAACATGGTGCAAGATGTTTAATTCCTTTTTCAAAAATGCGGATTGGACTTGGCTCATTAAAAGATTGATTAGCAAATGGGATGATTACAAAAGAATGACTTGATAATTTAAACCAAAAAGTTAAAGACGAAGCATTTGAAATTATTAGTGGGAAAGGTATTACAAATTTTGGTATTGGTGCAAACTTAGCAGAAATTGTGCAAGCAATTTTAACTGATCGGAAAGTAATTTATTCACTTGGTGTAAGATTGCCAAAAGAATACAAACATAGTGGCGTTTATTTTGGACTACCAGTCATTCTTGGAAAAAACGGTTATATTCATCTGCCAAAAATAAGATTAGAAGATGATGAACAAATCATTTTTGATAATTATTCAAAAGAAATGAAAGATACAACAATTCAAATTCTTCAAAATCTAAATATTAAACCCGATTTTGAATAA
- a CDS encoding ATP-binding cassette domain-containing protein, translating into MQSIKFKNYFASYQKEKNNVLKNITLEINRGEMIAIIGKSGSGKTTLFNALLKQLKTRSGNLFINDKNIDLIKKKEWKKIINKVGYLSQETNLINHLNVYENILHFYLNYKNKFCAFFKILTKKQKQEIYDVLSSLDILDKIYTKISDLSGGQKQRVAIAKLLLKNVDIILADEPTSSLDIKTSKDIMNILKKINKEYQTTILINIHDLNIVQTFFDQYCFIKNGELIQVGNPKNLSQKEIEKLYEV; encoded by the coding sequence ATGCAAAGCATTAAATTTAAAAATTATTTCGCTTCATACCAAAAAGAAAAAAATAATGTTTTAAAAAATATCACTCTTGAAATCAATCGTGGAGAAATGATTGCAATTATTGGTAAATCAGGTTCAGGAAAAACAACATTATTTAATGCCTTACTAAAACAGTTAAAAACAAGATCGGGCAATCTTTTTATTAATGATAAAAACATTGATTTGATTAAGAAAAAAGAATGAAAAAAAATTATCAATAAAGTTGGATATTTATCGCAAGAAACTAATTTGATTAATCATTTAAATGTTTATGAAAATATTTTGCATTTTTATTTAAATTACAAAAATAAATTTTGTGCTTTTTTTAAAATTCTTACTAAAAAACAAAAACAAGAAATTTATGATGTTTTAAGTAGTTTAGATATTCTTGACAAAATTTATACAAAAATTTCTGATTTATCAGGCGGGCAAAAACAACGTGTTGCGATTGCGAAATTATTATTAAAAAATGTTGACATTATTTTAGCTGATGAACCAACTTCTTCTCTTGATATTAAAACATCAAAAGATATTATGAATATTCTTAAAAAAATTAACAAGGAATACCAAACAACAATTTTAATCAATATTCATGATCTTAATATTGTGCAAACTTTTTTTGATCAATATTGCTTCATTAAGAATGGTGAATTAATTCAAGTTGGAAATCCCAAAAATTTATCACAAAAAGAAATTGAAAAATTATATGAAGTTTAA